Proteins from one Ipomoea triloba cultivar NCNSP0323 chromosome 1, ASM357664v1 genomic window:
- the LOC115998766 gene encoding uncharacterized protein LOC115998766 gives MLKVEITCCLLSSTGSSAPLRRVIEDLNTKEIKQAHSWFHLQSHSFWTPEFHHLQIINFLFFFNNKSGDTRWSSHLKSISSLMRMFSATCEVLLNIIEDGTTPTHRGDADAAYEVMTSFEFVFIMHLMKKVLEISNMLCQALQLQTQDILNAMHLVTSTKLLIQKLRDNGWDELVSSVKSFCENVNITVPDFDAQYIARRGRARHQQDELTIGHHYKVDIFNAVIDSQLQELNNRFDDKAMELIILSSSLDPKEMRLAFRIDDICKLVEKFYPQDFADYEILQLRMQLEHFEHVKQLHDFKALESISDLCQWLVKTRKLDIFPLVFRIVTLILTLPVSTATTERSFSAMKIVKTTLRNKMGDQFLNDCLLVYIEKQIAKQFSIDSIIDDFRDMQERRSKF, from the exons atgttgaaagttgaaatcaCTTGTTGTCTACTTTCCTCCACCGGCTCCAGTGCTCCACTCAGAAGAGTAATTGAAGATTTGAACactaaagaaattaagcaaGCTCACTCCTGGTTTCATTTACAGAGTCACTCTTTTTGGACTCCTGagtttcatcatcttcaaatcatcaattttctgttcttcttcaacaataaatctg GTGATACTCGTTGGAGTTCTCATTTGAAATCCATATCAAGTTTGATGAGAATGTTTAGTGCAACATGTGAAGTTTTACTAAACATTATTGAAGATGGAACTACACCTACTCACCGTGGAGATGCCGATGCAGCTTATGAGGTAATGActtcttttgaatttgtattcaTTATGCACCTCATGAAAAAAGTTCTAGAGATTTCTAATATGCTCTGCCAAGCTTTGCAACTCCAAACTCAAGATATATTGAATGCAATGCATCTTGTGACATCTACTAAATTGCTTATTCAAAAATTAAGAGATAATGGATGGGATGAACTAGTTTCAAGTGTGAAGTCTTTTTGTGAGAATGTCAATATAACTGTACCAGATTTTGATGCTCAATATATTGCAAGAAGAGGAAGGGCTAGACATCAACAAGATGAATTAACAATTGGACATCATTACAAAGTTGATATTTTTAATGCGGTTATTGATTCTCAATTGCAAGAGTTGAACAATAGGTTTGATGATAAAGCAATGGAATTAATTATTCTTAGTTCATCCCTTGATCCAAAAGAAATGCGTTTAGCATTCAGAATTGATGACATTTGCAAGTTGGTAGAGAAGTTTTACCCACAAGACTTTGCAGATTATGAGATTTTACAATTAAGAATGCAACTTGAACATTTTGAACATGTGAAACAACTTCATGATTTTAAAGCACTAGAAAGCATTTCTGATCTCTGTCAATGGTTGGTGAAAACTAGAAAGTTGGACATCTTTCCTCTTGTCTTCAGAATAGTAACTCTCATCCTCACGCTTCCCGTATCTACAGCTACTACAGAACGATCATTTTCTGCCATGAAAATAGTCAAGACTACACTCCGTAACAAGATGGGTGATCAATTTCTTAATGATTGTTTGTTAGTGTACATTGAAAAACAAATTGCAAAACAATTTAGTATAGATTCAATTATAGATGATTTCCGTGATATGCAAGAGAGACGTTCTAAATTTTAG
- the LOC115998459 gene encoding uncharacterized protein LOC115998459, translating into MLKVEITCCLLSSTGSSAPLRRVIEDLNTKEIKQAHSWFHLQSHSFWTPEFHHLQIINFLFFFNNKSGDTRWSSHLKSISSLMRMFSATCEVLLNIIEDGTTPTHRGDADAAYEVMTSFEFVFIMHLMKKVLEISNMLCQALQLQTQDILNAMHLVTSTKLLIQKLRDNGWDELVSSVKSFCENVNITVPDFDAQYIARRGRARHQQDELTIGHHYKVDIFNAVIDSQLQELNNRFDDKAMELIILSSSLDPKEMRLAFRIDDICKLVEKFYPQDFADYEILQLRMQLEHFEHVKQLHDFKALESISDLCQWLVKTRKLDIFPLVFRIVTLILTLPVSTATTERSFSAMKIVKTTLRNKMGDQFLNDCLLVYIEKQIAKQFSIDSIIDDFRDMQERRSKF; encoded by the exons atgttgaaagttgaaatcaCTTGTTGTCTACTTTCCTCCACCGGCTCCAGTGCTCCACTCAGAAGAGTAATTGAAGATTTGAACactaaagaaattaagcaaGCTCACTCCTGGTTTCATTTACAGAGTCACTCTTTTTGGACTCCTGagtttcatcatcttcaaatcatcaattttctgttcttcttcaacaataaatctg GTGATACTCGTTGGAGTTCTCATTTGAAATCCATATCAAGTTTGATGAGAATGTTTAGTGCAACATGTGAAGTTTTACTAAACATTATTGAAGATGGAACTACACCTACTCACCGTGGAGATGCCGATGCAGCTTATGAGGTAATGActtcttttgaatttgtattcaTTATGCACCTCATGAAAAAAGTTCTAGAGATTTCTAATATGCTCTGCCAAGCTTTGCAACTCCAAACTCAAGATATATTGAATGCAATGCATCTTGTGACATCTACTAAATTGCTTATTCAAAAATTAAGAGATAATGGATGGGATGAACTAGTTTCAAGTGTGAAGTCTTTTTGTGAGAATGTCAATATAACTGTACCAGATTTTGATGCTCAATATATTGCAAGAAGAGGAAGGGCTAGACATCAACAAGATGAATTAACAATTGGACATCATTACAAAGTTGATATTTTTAATGCGGTGATTGATTCTCAATTGCAAGAGTTGAACAATAGGTTTGATGATAAAGCAATGGAATTAATTATTCTTAGTTCATCCCTTGATCCAAAAGAAATGCGTTTAGCATTCAGAATTGATGACATTTGCAAGTTGGTAGAGAAGTTTTACCCACAAGACTTTGCAGATTATGAGATTTTACAATTAAGAATGCAACTTGAACATTTTGAACATGTGAAACAACTTCATGATTTTAAAGCACTAGAAAGCATTTCTGATCTCTGTCAATGGTTGGTGAAAACTAGAAAGTTGGACATCTTTCCTCTTGTCTTCAGAATAGTAACTCTCATCCTCACGCTTCCCGTATCTACAGCTACTACAGAACGATCATTTTCTGCCATGAAAATAGTCAAGACTACACTCCGTAACAAGATGGGTGATCAATTTCTTAATGATTGTTTGTTAGTGTACATTGAAAAACAAATTGCAAAACAATTTAGTATAGATTCAATTATAGATGATTTCCGTGATATGCAAGAGAGACGTTCTAAATTTTAG
- the LOC116010328 gene encoding putative F-box protein At1g32420 has protein sequence MRDQKKVKGLEGTREGWLPHHLQFEVLWRLPSKTLAWARFVSKEWKNIVSDRTFIKLQLKPREPLSGFFIQGRYEWSDGDVKSVSYISVDRDFIKVEKGVLNFLPENVVILSSSNGLIFCRSSFPCSEPVLYVCNPLNREWITLQWRNLPEDSSTALIFEPFKSQIDVSTDFKVVTVCQTYIEEDEDEDEDEDEDVVQFSFKIYSSQTKVWTKSKAICVGGYNLQNKACVFVEGVIFWLTNGDRILMFDPERDLSSVFMQPIPTSDPDFTPGMCMGEAEGRLQCVLISEDGLKVWQLESWFSDRWSQKLFISLEELKKENPECMYHISEKLESHLTTDDTFPWINPLSFKVTTLLLRISTDIYASTLTPRRPNYSALILHWDPTPCSLPL, from the exons ATGAGGGATCAGAAGAAGGTCAAAG GATTGGAAGGAACGAGGGAGGGATGGCTTCCACACCACCTGCAGTTTGAAGTTCTGTGGAGATTGCCTTCTAAAACTTTGGCTTGGGCGAGGTTTGTTTCGAAAGAATGGAAGAATATTGTATCTGATCGCACGTTTATTAAGCTTCAGCTGAAACCCAGAGAGCCGCTATCAGGTTTCTTTATTCAAGGAAGGTATGAGTGGAGTGATGGTGATGTTAAATCTGTAAGCTACATAAGTGTGGATAGGGACTTCATCAAAGTTGAGAAAGGTGTTCTTAACTTTCTCCCGGAGAATGTGGTTATCCTGTCCTCGAGCAATGGCCTTATCTTCTGTCGTAGTAGCTTCCCTTGTTCAGAACCGGTGCTTTATGTCTGCAATCCTCTTAACAGGGAGTGGATAACTCTGCAGTGGCGTAATCTCCCGGAAGACAGCAGCACAGCGCTGATATTCGAGCCCTTCAAAAGCCAGATAGATGTTTCCACTGATTTTAAGGTTGTCACAGTTTGCCAAACATATATtgaggaggatgaagatgaagatgaagatgaagatgaagatgtcgTTCAGTtctcttttaaaatatattcatcacaaacAAAAGTGTGGACAAAATCTAAAGCGATTTGTGTTGGCGGCTATAATTTGCAGAATAAGGCATGTGTCTTTGTTGAAGGAGTCATTTTTTGGCTTACTAATGGCGACCGCATCCTCATGTTTGATCCTGAGAGGGATCTGTCTTCGGTGTTTATGCAACCTATCCCCACTTCTGATCCCGATTTTACACCCGGAATGTGTATGGGAGAAGCTGAAGGCAGGCTGCAGTGCGTGCTAATCTCCGAGGATGGACTTAAAGTATGGCAACTCGAGAGTTGGTTTTCAGATCGCTGGTCACAAAAGCTCTTCATATCCCTGGAGGAGCTCAAGAAAGAGAATCCAGAGTGCATGTATCACATATCCGAGAAACTAGAAAGCCATCTCACGACCGACGACACTTTTCCTTGGATCAATCCTTTGTCGTTCAAGGTTACGACGTTGTTGCTGAGGATATCAACTGACATCTATGCTTCAACTTTGACACCAAGAAGGCCAAACTACTCTGCCCTTATTCTGCATTGGGACCCAACTCCATGTTCTCTCCCATTGTGA